AAGATCTCACTCTCTGGGGAATCGGAACCAACTCAGCTGGCCAACTTGGCGATGGCACATTTCAAAATCGCAATCAGCCCATCCTGATCGCTCGTGATGTCGCCCGCGCAACGAATTTCACATGGGATGTTCTCTGCCAGACCCTCGTTCTCAAACGCGACTCCAGCCTTTGGATCACAGGACAATTCGCATCGAACCGGAAAACCAACCAGTTGATTCAAATCTCCTCACACGTCCGATCCATGGTCGCAGGCGCCAAGCGATCGTGGGTTTTACTCAACGACGGCACTCTTTGGAGCATGAACCACGGCATCGCTCTGACCACGGAGTCTATGCCGCCGCTGGAATTTGTCAGCGACTCTGTGGTGACGCTGCCTCCGTACCAAAACAGTGAAGATGGATTTCTCTTCCTGAAGAAGGATGGAACCGTATGGGGTTATGGACAGAATGCGTATGGAATTCTCGGCACCGGTGACCGCCTTCCTGTGTCAACGCCTACCCATCTATCAAACTTCGATGGGCTTGGCATCCAGCAGATTTCCATGGGCGAAACCCATGTTCTTTTCACTTCCCGCTCCGGCGACGTCTATGCGACAGGAACCCAAACTGGAGGAGAATTCGAGCCATTGGAGCTTCTGCGCCCAGGAATCGTGCAATCGGGTGTTTCTAAGGCCTCCGCGGGGCTTGGAACCAGCTTCTTTCTATTCAAGGGCGGATCCCTATACGGTCAGGGATTCGATGACCTTGGCCAGCTCGGCACAGGCATTCCCACTCAGCAAGGCAACGGATTCTCTCGCATCCGATTTTGATGATCAACCACTCGAAAAGCGCTCTGTCAGAAAATGACAGGGCGCTTTTTGCTTTCTCAACCCCCGACCCGCCCCCGCCGCTTCACCACCCACCAACCGATCGCCATGGCCAACGCGGGAAGGCCCACCCAAAAAAGCTCCGAGGCCATCACCACCACGCCGCGGGCGCTGAAGATCCCCAGGCCCATGGGCGATACCCGGATCGGGTGCCATGGGAAGAAGTACCGCTCGGGGCTGTAGGGCCAGAAAAACGCCACCCCTTTGCCTCCGCTGGTGGCCGCATCCAGCACACTGTGCGAGGCGATGGACAATCCCACGGCCACGGCCGCCACCCATCGTTTGGCCTTCAACCTCGGTGCGAAGGAGAACGCGAGACCCGCCACCACGGCCACGGCCAGCAGGGAATGGGTCGCTCCCCGGTGCCCCCATACGGAACCATACGGCACGCCCAGCGAGTAACCGATGCCATCGAGGTCGGGCAGCATGGAGGCGACAACGCAAGCGATCGCCAACGGCCGACTCACGAAACGCCGATCGGCGGCCAGAGCGGCACCCAAGGGCAGAAATGCGTGACCGAGAATGGTGGGCATGGCCGGATCACATCTCCGCGGAGAACTGGACAACTGCTTCCACTTGACGAAGCTCCACCGGACTGTAACGGGCTCCGAAGCTCACGGTCTTGTTGTCGAACCTCTGGGTCCATCCAGCCCCCAGCCCCCACAGGAAGACCGTTTCGCTTCGTTCCTCCTTTCGATGGATTGTGCCATCGTCATCGACGAAGCCACCGGACCATTCCGCCATGGTCCAAGAGGGAATGGCCTGGACCAGAAACCACGGACCCGAGCGGGCGGGAAGAAGGCCAACGGTGAATCTGGAGAAGCCCTGGATGGATTCCGACTGTTTTGAATGCTGCTCGTAGATGTCCTCCGTCGTTTTCTGGGATCCATCCGGAAACGTCGTGGTCGATCGATCGGTGACCCGCAGGTCCACCGAATGGGAGATCTTCGTCAAACCCAGCGCACCTTCCGCGACCACATTCATGCCCGTCCTCGGACGTCCGATCAATCCAACCGACGCCCATCCGGATGGTTCGACTCCGTATCTGCCACCCACCGCGAACCGGAAGTAGTCGGCCACCAGGACGACCTCCCCCGTCCCCTGGTAATCCGATCCGGTCCAGGTTCCCTGCGAGGACTCGTCGGCCCGACGCCAAGGGATGGCTCCCGCCTGGAGGGCGATCTGCGTCACCACCCGACCGGAATCGCCGGGCGCCACGGGAATCGCCCCCCAGGGAACATCCGAACGATTCTGGTAGGCGACCAGTTGCTTGTCCACCGAACGGGAGATGGCTTCGGTCGTGGGATCGCATCCTTCGACGAGCAGGATCGCTCCCACCCCGAGGAGGACGGCCGCCATCGCCCCTGCGGGCCTTCTCGCTTGGCGAGTCAGAAATTGACCAGGTGCATCCGACATTCCCACTCTCCTGGCTCACAGTTCCGAAGAAATCTGAAGGATCATTTCCAGCTGCCGCAGCTCCTTGACCGAATAGCGCGCGCCCACCGTCAGGCTCTGCGACCCGAAGCGCTGCATCCAGCCCAACCCAACGCTCAGGAGCATCGCGTTTTCCAGGGTGTATTCCTTTTCGCTCGGCTCGCGTTTCACGTCCGTGGTGCTGGAGGAATCATCGTAGGTGGTGGTGGTGATGGTGACCTTCTCGGTCCCCCCACGGGACCATCGGGTCAAGGTCCAACTGGGGATCACCTGCACGGTGGCCCAAGGCCCGGCGTGATCGGGAACCAGCCCCACCGAGAACCGGGTGAAGCCGTTCCAGCGGCGGACGCGCTGGTGGTTGAACAGCGTGTCGCGGGTGGTTCGCCCGGCCTCCACGATGGTGCGGTCGGTGCGGTAGTCCACCGTGGAACGGGCCACATTGAAACCCACCGCGGCATCTCCGAACACATGGGTCCCCCCTTCTCCACGTTCGATCAGGCCTGCCGACATCCACCCGGAGGAAGTGGCACCGATGCGCCCGCCGAGACCCCCGCGCATCCACCCGACGGTCCAGGCGAACTCCCCCGTTCCCTGGATGGTGGAGGGAGACCACGTGGAGGGATTCCCCTCCGAAACCTCGCTCATCGCGAAGCCTCCCGCCTGCAAGATCCCCTGGGCGCAGACCGGTGTGGATTCCGGTGGCACCACGGGAACCGACCCCCAGGGAATGTCCGCGCGGTGGTGGTAGGTCAGAAGGTTGGTTTTCGAAGTGATGTTCTGGGTGGTGGTGACGGAAGAAACTTCGCTCGATCCCGCACATCCGCCAAAAAACGGCAAGGCCGCACCCAGGACGAGCAACGACGGCATGGCCGCGCCCAATCGCCCGCGGCGGCATTCAGGGAAGATGCGCATTGGGGAAACATACATCCGCTCGAAAACTTCCCTGGGAGCCACCGGAAGGCCTCCGCGTCCCATCGGAAAAAGGATCCTAACGATCCGTTCCGATGAGAGCTGAGGCGTTTTCCGTCAGTACGAGGGACCGTCTTCCAGGGTTTCCTTGGTGACGGTGCCGCCGAAGCGGACATACACCCAGGTCTGGTAGGCGATCACCAACGGGAGGATGGACAGGGCCACTCCCAACATGATCTTGAGGGTCAGGGGACTCGATGCGGAATTGAAGGCGGTCGCCGAGTAGGCCGGATCCAGGCTGGATCCCACGATGGTCGGAAACAGGCCCGCCACCCCGAAGCCCACGGCGCAGGCCAGGAAGGCCGCGGAGGCACCCCAGGCCGCCCAATCCTTGGCCTTGCGGGAAAGCACGGGCGAGGCCACCAGCGCCACCACGGCCAACACAGGAAAGGCGAGGAATCCGGGCCGCCCCAACAGATTGGTCCAAAGCTGGGTGTACACGGCCGTCAGGGCCAAGAACGCCACCGCCAACAGCAGGGTGGCCACCCACAACCGCAAGGCGATCGCCCGCGATCGCTCGCGCAATTCGCCGTTGGTCTTCACCGCCAGCCATAGGGCGCCGTGGTGCACAAAGGCCACCAGGAAGAACACCCCTCCGGCCAACCCATAGGGATTCAGGAAGGTGAAGAGATTCCCCTGGAACACCCCTTCCTGATCCACAGGGATTCCCGCGAACAGATTGGCGAAGGCCACTCCCAGAAGCAGGCCGGCCAAACCGGAGCCCACCGCCAATGCTCCATCCCAAACTTTCCGCCACGAAGCGGACTCGACCTTCCCGCGGAATTCGAAGGCCACTCCGCGCAGGATGAGGGCGAACAGGAGCATCATCAGAGGGGTGTACAACGCGCTGAACATCAGTGCGTAGGCGGCCGGGAAGGCGGCGAAGGTCACGCCGCCGGCGGTGATCAACCAAACCTCGTTGCCGTCCCAGAACGGCCCCATGGCGTTGACGGCGATGCGCCGTTCGGTTTCCGACTTGCTGATGAAAGGCGAGAGCAGTCCCAGTCCCAGGTCGAATCCGTCGAGCATGAAGTAGACGGCCCAGGCGACGCCCCAGATGGCGAACCAAGTGGTTTCCAACATTGATCAGGTCTCCTCAAGCCTTGGCGGCGGTGGAAGGTTCGGGAAGCGGACCCTTGCGGGCGAAGGTCCAGATCAGGTAGAAGTCGATCGCGCCCAGCAGCGAATACACACCGAAGAACATGGCCATCGAGCCCCATACCTGCGAAGGGGCCACCTTGGAGACGCCCTCGGCGGTGCGCATGAGACCGTACACGATCCAAGGCTGGCGCCCCATCTCCGCGACGGTCCATCCAAGCAGGTTGGCGATGTAGGGAAGGGAGATCATCCAAGGCAGGATCTTGAGCAGCTTGGACTGCGACTCGATGGTCTTGCGCTTCCAGAAAGCCCAGATGGCCACCCAGAACAGCAGGATCCCCAGCGCCACCATGGCCCGGAAGGACAGGAACACCGGCAGCACCGGCGGGCGATCCTCCTTGGGGACGTCCTTGAGCCCCTGCACCTTGCCGTGGGGATTGTAGTGGACAAGAAACGACATCAACCCGGGGATGGGCAGGGCTTCCACCGCGTTGCGCTCGTTCTCCTGGTCGGGCCAGGCGATCAGGTGCATGGGAACGTCTTCCGAGGTGACCCAGTGCGATTCCATGGCGGCGAGCTTGGTGGGCTGGGTGGTGGCCAGGATTTCGGCGTTCATGTGCCCCTGGACCCCTTCGAACACGGTGAACACCAGGCTCCAGACGGCGGCCACCTGGAAGGCCTTCTTGAACACGCCCACGTGGCTTCCGCGCGCGATGTGCCATGCGCTGATTCCCATCACGAAGAATCCGCCCAGGATCCAGGCTCCTCCCACCGTGTGGATGTATTCCAGGACCGCGAACCTCTGCGAGACCACCGCGAAGAAATCGCTCAGCTCGGCGCGCCCGTTGCGGATGACGTACCCCACCGGATGCTGCATCCAGGCGTTGGCCACCAGGATCCAGAACGCCGAGATGTTGGAGGCGATGGCCACGATCCAGATGGTGGCGCAATGGAGCTTGGGAGACAATTTCTTCCATCCGAAGAACCACACCGCGATGAAGGTGGATTCGAGGAAGAAGGCCACGGTGGCTTCCACCGCAAGGAGCGATCCGAAGATGTCGCCCACGTAGCGGGAATAGCCGGCCCAGTTGGTTCCGAACTGGAACTCCAACGGGATGCCCGTCACCACGCCCACGGCGAAGTTGATCAGAAACAACTTCCCGAAGAACTTGGTCGCGGTGCGCCACTCCTCGTTTCCCGTGCGGACCCAGGCGGTCTCCATGATGGCCACGAGAAACGACAGGCCAAGGGTGAGCGGTACGAACAGGTAGTGGAAGAAACAGGTCATCCCGAACTGGATTCGCGAGAGCATCAATGTGTCCACGTGGATTTCCTTTCTGGCTCTTCACGGATTTGTGTGGGTAGATCCATCGCACCAGCTCCCCTGCAGTGCCGATGAGGAGTGGCTTCCCGGTTGTCGACGTGAATGCGAAACTTGGCACGATGACAGATCCACCGGACACTCCCAAGATTCAGCATATCAAGGACGCCTTCCGTTACCCCGGATTTCGTCCGCTGGCGCGAGTCCGTAGCCACCCCAGCATTCCTGACGGCCGGGTCGTGACCCTGGTCCGGCGGGGGAAAAAAGACGGCCTGCGGATGCTGTGGCAGAGTGTGTCGAACGTGGTACGACAGTCGGCGTCGACTTGTTCGCGACCTGGACTGCGGGTCCTGGAGGATCTGGCTTGATGTCGAGATCCGCCGCGTCGATTGCCCGGTGTGCGGCATGGTGAAAACGGAGACGTTGGCATGGCTTGCCAAGACAGGTCACCAATCGGAACGATTCGTCCAGCGTGTCGGTCGCCGCTGTCGTGAGGCGAGCATTTCCTCGGTGGCCGAGGAGTTCGGGCTGCACTGGGAGACAGTGAAGAATCTGGACATCCAGTATATGCAACGGCAGTTAGCCGACAATCCAATCGAGCCGCCGCGTGCCATCGGCATCGACGAAATCTCGGTCCGCAAGGGACACGAGTACCGGATCGTGGTGCACGACTTGGGGCGTCGGCGTCCGATCTGGTTCGGAGGTGATGACCGCTCGACCCAGAGCATGGATCGGTTCTACGAAGGCCTTGGAATCGAGGTTTGCGGGGAGATCGAGATCGGCGTGATGGATATGTGGAAAGCCTTCGAGAGATCATTCCAGGCGCACTGCCCCAATGGCAAGATCGCCTACGACCACTTCCATATCTCCCAGCACCTGGGGCGAGCCATCGATGCGATCAGACGTGCCGAATACAAGCGCGTCGACAGTGACAAGCGCAGGTTCATCAAGGGACAGCGGTACAACCTCCTGTCCAATCGGGAGAATCTCGACCGGGAGGGGCGCCTGGAACTGGAGCAACTGCTGAAGGCCAATGCCCGGCTGAACAAGGCGTACCTGCTGAAGGAGTCGTTCGATCAGTTGTGGACCTATCGGTCGGCAACGTGGGCGCGGAAGTTCTTCGAGGGATGGAAGCGAAGCCTGCGATGGCAAAGGCTGAAACCGCTGGAGGACTTCGCAGCGATGATCGATCGCCACTGGGATGGAGTCGTCGCCATGGCGGGCTTCGACGAGAAGATCCCGATGGGCTTCGTCGAAGGCATGAACAACAAGATCCGCACCATCCAGAGGAGAGCCTACGGGATCCGAGACGAGGAGTACTTGAGGCTCAAGATCCTGACGATAGGCCTCCCTGTATGGTAGCAGTCAGACAGTTACCGTCAAGAATTCGCCCACACGTTTCCGTGAAGAGCCTCCTTTCTGGTGGAGCGGAGAGTTGGCGCTGCCTTCCCGGGCTTCGGTGGATGTTCCGGTGCGCCTGGCGGTGGAATTCGTCTTGGGCCAATTCATGGAATCGGACCGATCGCAGGTGATTGTCCAATAGATGGGTGGTGCTTGCCCACACTCCGTTGACGGGACATCGGCTCGACAGCGGGCAGCCTTTGGGAGCCTCCACGCAATCGCTGAGCCGGAGGGGGCCTTCCACGGCGACCAGCACATCCAGAAGGCTGATGTCCGCGGCTGGCCGACCCAGCAGAATCCCCCCTTTGGGGCCCCGCACGGACTTCACGATCCCGGTTTCCGCAAGCCGGCTGACGATGCGGCGCACGAACGGAACCGGCAGGTGGCGGGAAGCCGACACGTCCGGGATGGACACCATCGCCCCCTCCTCCTGGCAGGCCAGGTGGAGCACGATTCTTGTCGCGTAGTCGACTTGACGCGAGACGCTCATCATATAGGTGATCATTATTGTAATGTTTTCCCCGCGAAAAGGGAAGCCGTTCCCGGTCACCTCCGTTGCCGCAAACCGGCAAAGGGGGATACTAGGAATGCAAGTCCTTGATGGCTTCCAGCCCGGCCATGGCCCCGTGCCAGCACCAGATGGCCAAAGCCGCGAGGGCCACCAGCAACGTGGCCAGCCAGATGAGATTTCCCACCGCCACGACCAGATGCAGACCCAGCCTTCCGTAGCTGGGAAAAGGCCGGTCGGCCAGAAGTCCCGCACCGTAGACCCGCCCCATCAAAAACCGGGTGACGTCCAGGTCTTCCCAGTAGCGCATGTGGGCCCATCCGGGAATCCATCCGGAGCGGATGTGGATGTTCACCGGAGGCGTCCCGCCGTGGACTTCGGGATTTTCCAAGGCACCAGAGAACGGATCCAGGACGTGGTAGAAATTCGTCCACCACTCGGTGGATTGGGAGTCCGTGCAGGATCCGACAGGCTCGCCGCCTTCCAGGAAACCCAGACGATTTCCGGCCGGCCAGGAACGGATGGCCCGCTCGCCGAACAGGAAGGCGACCTTGTCCAGCGGACTCCCCATGGTGACGAATCTGCGCAGGGATCTCCGGAATCTGTCAACGCCTTCCCTTTGGAGCGGATCGCCCTGGACCCCCACGCGATCGGCGCGATGGAACAGCGCCGAAAGAGCGTTGTAGCTCACGATCGTTCCCAGGCTGTGCGACAACCAGACCACGCGCTCGAATCGGACCCTCTGGCCGCCCACTTCCAGCCATTCCTCGCTCGGCAACGGGCGGAAGTCGCGATCCAGGCCGATCATGCGCAGAAACTGCAGACTGACCCGCTCGTCGATGCGCTGCACCGCGGCGCGCTCGAGATCGCCGCGAGGATCCAGGTAGAGTCGCACGTCGTTGAGGTAGCGCGAAAGCACCACGCGCGCACGCAGCATCGACCAGATCAAACCCGCCACCGTGAGGGAAAACATCATCCAGTAGAACAGCCACGGGACGACTCCCACCTCCCACAGCACCCGCGGAGCCAGCAGTCGGATCTGCTGGCGAAGAAACCAGATGGCGGTGCGCACGGGGGAAACCACTCGCTGGGCCCAGAGGCTCGCGAAAAACGACTTCTCACGTTCGCAGAAGGCCTGCCAGTCTTCCGGAAAATGCACGGACAGATCCTGGTAATCCGCCCAAAATCCATCCAGCAAGAACGGCGCGGGAAGCCGGAGTCCCTTCTCCCTGCCGTTTTTCGCCTGCCACTCGGCGATGACCTGCTGGGCGTCTTCGATGCCGCTGCGGATCTGCGCGGCAGCCTCCGTGCATTCGCTCCGCCCCATCCCATGGACCGAAAACACCCCGCATCTTCTCGCCGGATGCGGTTGGCCATCGGGAAGCGTCGGTGAAATCCGGCGAAGATTCCATTCGAACAAACCTTCCTCGAAGGCCAGCGGGCGGGTCCGATCGAGTGTGGATCGGGTGCGAGATGGATCAGGCTTCATGACGAGCTCCATGGAATTTCGCCCAGTAATGGTAATTGGCGATCCGACCACGCGCACACGGGCGGTGGTCAGATTCTTACACCGATGCAGAAGGCGGGCGCACGAGAGCCTCCGAGGACAAGGCTCCCGTGCGCCTTCGCCGAAACAGGCGACCTATCCGGTAAACCGGATCGGCGTCTGGAGATCGATCACGCGCGCCACCCCAGGCGCTGCGCGAAGCTTTGGGCGGCATCGGCCAAGGCGATGCGGATTCCGTCTTCGGTGTGGGCGAACGGCAGCGCATCTTCCAGAGGGATCCCCAGCTCGCGCGCCTGCGCCGACCAAGACCGGGGGGCTCCCAGGAACAGGAACTCCCATCCATAGATTTCCGTTTGGCGGCGAATCCGCCATTGCACGTCCAAGGCCGTGTAGCCACGCGAGGCGTTCTCCTCGCCATCCGTGAGGATGGCGAACAATACCCGCCCTGGCCGATCATCCGGCGCCAATCGAGCGATCCGCAAACCCACCAGATCGATCGTGGAACCCACAGCGTCCACCAAGGCCGTGCGCCCTCCGGGCACGTAGTCGGACAGTTCCAAATGCGCCTCGGAAAGGGGCGTGTTCACGCACACGGTCTGGGCGACCTCGGCGAACAGGACCACCGTCGCGGTGGCATCCGGAGCGAGCCTTCGTTGATGGGCCAAGAACGCGTTCAACCCCGCCACGGCCGCTTCGCGCAACGACGTCATCGATCCGGAGCGATCCAACAAAAACACGATATGGACACGGTCGAATGGATTCATGAGCTGCGCCTCCTGCGGTAGGGATCCGTTGTCGCAAGGGCCCTGCGCCCTCCCGTGGATCGTGGTTTCCAAGCTACCCCGAACACCCCCACCCCCACAAGGATCATCCCCCAATGCGGCCCACCCCTACACTTCCAGATCCACCGTTCGCACCCGACCTGTCTACATTCCATCCACACTCGTTCGACTCCATTGCACAACCGCGAAAGGCCGTTCCATGCCCGCACCTCTCCACGACCGGCTCCAACGCCTGGCGGCCCTGCACAACACCTTGGCCTGCGCCCATGCGGAAGGTCGCGGCGGGCTGGAAAGCGCGGAGATTCTGCAGGAGATGGGCTGCGAGCGCAAGGCGCTCTACCGACTGGCAGAAGATTTGCGCGAGCTGGGCGCCCCTCTGGAATACACGGAGGCGACCCACGTCTGGCGCTACCGGCACACCTGGAACTTCCCCATGCCGATGGTGGAGACCCTGCAAGGACCTGTCGGAATCCGTCTGGCGTTGGACTTCCTGCTGGACCCCACGCTGGAGCGCGACCTGCAAGGCCGCATCGCGATCGATCCAGAGATCAAACGCTCCGCCAGTGCGACCTTGCCTCGCCTGACCGGCAAGTTCGCCACCCAGATGCTGGGCCCACTGGCACGGGCGCTGCGCGAACGACGCGTGATCCAGTTTTCCTACCGCAAGCCTTCCGACTCCGTCGGAAAGACTCGCCAAGCGCATCCCTTGGAGCTGTTCGAATGGGACGGCATGCCCTACCTGCAGGCCCGCGATCCGGAAGACCATCTTTCTCCTTTCAAACGCTTCGCCCTCTCGCGCATGGATCGCTTGGAAGTCCTGGATGCCACGTTCAAACCTCCCCCGAGGAGGCAAATTCCGTCATGCCTGGGCGCGTTTTGCGCAACGGTTTTCGAGGCCACCATCCGCGCCGATTCCACGCACGCCCCGTATGTGCGCGAACGCCAGTGGCACCCCAAGCAGAAAAATCGCGAACTCTCCGACGGAGGCATCGAGTTCACATTGCCCTTTGGCGATCACGGCGAGGCCAGCCGGTGGATTCTGGGACGCGGCCCTGGATTCAAACCGGTGGCACCCGAACGCTTGGTGGAGGCCTGGAAGAAGGCGATCCGGGAGTTGGCCGGCTGACCCCTGTTCCCGGAGGGTCGAAACCTTGTGACAAGTATCGTCCCAGGAGAAACGGTTCTCTCTGGGAGCTTGGTGGGGTTTTTCGCTTTCCTACGACGGCTTGGCCACCAGGGACTCCCCGACCTTCTCGATGGCGCGCCGCAAGGCGGTGATCTCGGCGATCGCCTGCTGCCCCGCCCCACGGGATCCCCGCTTGGAGCTCCAGGCTTGCATGATCTGCTCCCAACGCTGCGCATCGGCCGGCGCGGGCATTCCCAGCAGCTTGCGCACCTGGATGAGGCTCACCTCCGACTCCCTGGCCAGCGACTGGGCCTCCGACTGGTAGTGGTCCAAAAGCAGGGTGTCCACTTCCTGGGCGGTCATGATGGGCGAGACTTTTTCCGCCAGCTTGCCCATGTTGCGGTAGGAGCCCTGCAGCTTGAAGGGAGGTTCGGTGCGGTATTCCTCCGGGCACGACGCCGAGGCGATGTACGCGCGGTTGACGGCCACCACCGCGTCGCGGATGCGCATCAGATGGCGCGTCACCGAAACGGCCTCTTCCATGTCGGAGGCCGAATGGGTTCCCTCCCAGGTCGCTTCTACACTCGGATCGGCGATCTGGCGAAGCAGGGTGGAGAAATCCTTCCGGTAGCGTCCGAACACCCGTGCGAGAGTGGGCTGCACCATCAGACAGTTTTCCAGATAGCTGTCCTGGAAGGCGCTCGCGTGCGTGCCGGCGAGATCACCCAGATTGAAGGTGTCGGCGCGGTTGGCCAGCATGTCGGGCACCCGGAAGGCCTCGCCGCTTTCGGTGTAGGGGTTGCCGGCCATCACCACGGCCACGCGCCGTCCGCGCAGATCCCAGGTGCGCGATTGACGGCGGAACGTGCCGTCCATCCGGCGCTGGCCGTCGCACAGGGAAATGAACTTCTGGAGAAATTCCGGATGGCAGTGTTGGATGTCGTCCACCAGAATCACCACGTTGTCGCCCATCTCCAGGGCCAACGACAACCGTTCGAGCTCCTGCTTGGCGGCTCCGTCCTTGGCCTGGGCGGGATCGATCCCGGTGGTGGATCGCCCCAGCGACGGCCCGTTGATCTTCACGTACATCAACCCCAGCGCCTCGCAGAGGTATTCCACCAGCGTGGTCTTTCCGTAGCCTGGCGGAGAGATCAAAAGGAGCAGACCCATGCGATCGGATCGCTTGTCGTCGCCCATGGACCCGATCTGCTTGGCGAGGTTGTCGCCGATCAGCGGCAGGTACACCTCGTCGGCCAGGCGGTTGCGCACGAACGAAGAGAGGACCTTGGGACGGAATCCGTCGATTCCCAATTCCCGACGCGCATCGTCCAGGACCCGACGTCGGCACTTCTGGAAAGACGCCACGCGGGGAACCACCGAACCGTGGTGCTCGCGCATCCTGCGCGCCCAGTTAGAAAAGCGGAAGACGGTCTTCCCTTCCGGCGAAAGCGGATGGCCCGCCCGCAGGATAAGCTCCTGCGGAACCTCCGCGGCCAGCCAGCGCATGTCGGGGGACTCCCCGCAGCACAGATAGGCGGCGACTTCCTCCAGCACTTCGCCAGATGCGGCCGAGGCGGCGGCCAGCCAATCCGAAGCCAAGCGGTGCTGCTGGCCCATCTGGCCCTTGAGGGCCTCCATGCCGGCGCGAAACCCCTCCATGGCCCCGGCATCCACCAGCCGCTTGGTGAAATGCGCGTGCGCCTCCTGCGCGTTGGCGGAAAGGCAAGGGAAGGAGCCGGTTTCCAGGGCCTCGGCGATGAAGGCAGCGACTTCCTGGGAGGTGGCTCCGTCGCCGATCCCCCGGGGCTTGACAAATCCTGCCACGGCTTCCTCGCAGGATCGCAGCGCCACCGTGCGCACCGCGCTTTGCCGGGACTCCATCCCGAAAGCCGCCTGCATCCGCGAAGCGGCGACGAACGCCGACTCCACCCGGGCGCGCCAGGATTCGTCCACGATGGCCGACCAGAATTCCAGCGCGATGGCACGGGCGTTTCCACCGAATCGCATGGGGCCCAGGCTCTTCCAAGCCTGG
This DNA window, taken from Fibrobacterota bacterium, encodes the following:
- a CDS encoding metal-dependent hydrolase gives rise to the protein MPTILGHAFLPLGAALAADRRFVSRPLAIACVVASMLPDLDGIGYSLGVPYGSVWGHRGATHSLLAVAVVAGLAFSFAPRLKAKRWVAAVAVGLSIASHSVLDAATSGGKGVAFFWPYSPERYFFPWHPIRVSPMGLGIFSARGVVVMASELFWVGLPALAMAIGWWVVKRRGRVGG
- the cydB gene encoding cytochrome d ubiquinol oxidase subunit II produces the protein MLETTWFAIWGVAWAVYFMLDGFDLGLGLLSPFISKSETERRIAVNAMGPFWDGNEVWLITAGGVTFAAFPAAYALMFSALYTPLMMLLFALILRGVAFEFRGKVESASWRKVWDGALAVGSGLAGLLLGVAFANLFAGIPVDQEGVFQGNLFTFLNPYGLAGGVFFLVAFVHHGALWLAVKTNGELRERSRAIALRLWVATLLLAVAFLALTAVYTQLWTNLLGRPGFLAFPVLAVVALVASPVLSRKAKDWAAWGASAAFLACAVGFGVAGLFPTIVGSSLDPAYSATAFNSASSPLTLKIMLGVALSILPLVIAYQTWVYVRFGGTVTKETLEDGPSY
- a CDS encoding cytochrome ubiquinol oxidase subunit I — its product is MLSRIQFGMTCFFHYLFVPLTLGLSFLVAIMETAWVRTGNEEWRTATKFFGKLFLINFAVGVVTGIPLEFQFGTNWAGYSRYVGDIFGSLLAVEATVAFFLESTFIAVWFFGWKKLSPKLHCATIWIVAIASNISAFWILVANAWMQHPVGYVIRNGRAELSDFFAVVSQRFAVLEYIHTVGGAWILGGFFVMGISAWHIARGSHVGVFKKAFQVAAVWSLVFTVFEGVQGHMNAEILATTQPTKLAAMESHWVTSEDVPMHLIAWPDQENERNAVEALPIPGLMSFLVHYNPHGKVQGLKDVPKEDRPPVLPVFLSFRAMVALGILLFWVAIWAFWKRKTIESQSKLLKILPWMISLPYIANLLGWTVAEMGRQPWIVYGLMRTAEGVSKVAPSQVWGSMAMFFGVYSLLGAIDFYLIWTFARKGPLPEPSTAAKA
- a CDS encoding ISL3 family transposase; the encoded protein is MCRTWYDSRRRLVRDLDCGSWRIWLDVEIRRVDCPVCGMVKTETLAWLAKTGHQSERFVQRVGRRCREASISSVAEEFGLHWETVKNLDIQYMQRQLADNPIEPPRAIGIDEISVRKGHEYRIVVHDLGRRRPIWFGGDDRSTQSMDRFYEGLGIEVCGEIEIGVMDMWKAFERSFQAHCPNGKIAYDHFHISQHLGRAIDAIRRAEYKRVDSDKRRFIKGQRYNLLSNRENLDREGRLELEQLLKANARLNKAYLLKESFDQLWTYRSATWARKFFEGWKRSLRWQRLKPLEDFAAMIDRHWDGVVAMAGFDEKIPMGFVEGMNNKIRTIQRRAYGIRDEEYLRLKILTIGLPVW
- a CDS encoding Rrf2 family transcriptional regulator, with protein sequence MITYMMSVSRQVDYATRIVLHLACQEEGAMVSIPDVSASRHLPVPFVRRIVSRLAETGIVKSVRGPKGGILLGRPAADISLLDVLVAVEGPLRLSDCVEAPKGCPLSSRCPVNGVWASTTHLLDNHLRSVRFHELAQDEFHRQAHRNIHRSPGRQRQLSAPPERRLFTETCGRILDGNCLTATIQGGLSSGS
- a CDS encoding VWA domain-containing protein, coding for MNPFDRVHIVFLLDRSGSMTSLREAAVAGLNAFLAHQRRLAPDATATVVLFAEVAQTVCVNTPLSEAHLELSDYVPGGRTALVDAVGSTIDLVGLRIARLAPDDRPGRVLFAILTDGEENASRGYTALDVQWRIRRQTEIYGWEFLFLGAPRSWSAQARELGIPLEDALPFAHTEDGIRIALADAAQSFAQRLGWRA
- a CDS encoding WYL domain-containing protein, giving the protein MPAPLHDRLQRLAALHNTLACAHAEGRGGLESAEILQEMGCERKALYRLAEDLRELGAPLEYTEATHVWRYRHTWNFPMPMVETLQGPVGIRLALDFLLDPTLERDLQGRIAIDPEIKRSASATLPRLTGKFATQMLGPLARALRERRVIQFSYRKPSDSVGKTRQAHPLELFEWDGMPYLQARDPEDHLSPFKRFALSRMDRLEVLDATFKPPPRRQIPSCLGAFCATVFEATIRADSTHAPYVRERQWHPKQKNRELSDGGIEFTLPFGDHGEASRWILGRGPGFKPVAPERLVEAWKKAIRELAG